A region of Trichocoleus desertorum ATA4-8-CV12 DNA encodes the following proteins:
- a CDS encoding M48 family metalloprotease, whose protein sequence is MSSSDPSASNQPSTNATLKAGLTALKQGDYLTAISLLERCANFSPNQVAPPPPNTPTSLQAQIGLVTAYERQGLTQQAIALCQTLTQTPNPQAKAWAEKTLASFIQRYPAVGSSAELPPSTSAAPEAPSTISDASGAGFVPLDTAPTRKTARTSKLRPQTASVSQPRSQPTAASTSTPPTETFSGGNENPDPVLVTSAASTEPHEWKQAGRAQKWQPLSKLKLTRFWLLQAGSAIAFLALALFILRFSMRATNWLLVKLPFVQPIQLLYRDPTVIFILGAGLMLALLPWLMDALLKFLYGLQPLSTATLATYSPEATRVLSRLSRQKNLPAPALRVLPTAAPIALTYGSLPRFARIAVSQGLLEQLTDDEIAAIYTGEIAHIAHWDFAVMSWAVLLLQIPYTLYWQVANWGDRLEARRKQAQRQNTALFYLFTVLVYIIAAFSSLNYGIYWLLRWPLLWLSRQRLYYSDRLAAEFTGNPNGLTRALLKTAIGVAQDVQQQQQTSYVLEGFNFLAPLDYKTALTVGSFYPAVSFEALLEWDRTNPYRHWLNINQSHPLFGDRLQLLSSYARHWRLDSELNFASSSQVSTPKLTWRQWLARYGQRLALQGAPFWGLVLGVAIGLGIWLIAAIGEFLGFWNLFWLVGDWAVLIGCLPLGLSLGIFIRINPFFPDITPTALRVTPPLSALIVNSALLPIDSKPVQLQGKLLGRTGLANWLSQSLILQTETGLVPLHHISAVGPLGAFWARSPHPRDLVHQTVTAKGWFHRGATPWIDLETLRTLGGKTSSSNHPIWSTLLAGIAACVGTYILLFIGGY, encoded by the coding sequence ATGTCTAGTTCCGACCCTTCTGCATCTAACCAGCCATCTACCAACGCGACGCTGAAAGCAGGCTTAACTGCCCTAAAGCAGGGAGATTACCTCACCGCCATCTCTCTGCTAGAGCGTTGTGCCAACTTTTCTCCTAATCAGGTTGCGCCACCTCCACCCAATACCCCAACTAGCTTGCAAGCTCAGATTGGGTTAGTAACCGCTTATGAGCGTCAAGGTCTGACTCAGCAAGCGATCGCCCTCTGCCAAACCCTCACCCAAACGCCTAACCCTCAGGCAAAAGCTTGGGCCGAAAAAACGTTAGCTAGTTTCATCCAACGCTATCCCGCAGTTGGATCATCTGCTGAGTTGCCACCCTCCACCTCAGCAGCACCCGAGGCTCCATCTACAATCTCTGATGCTAGCGGCGCTGGATTTGTCCCGCTTGATACCGCTCCCACTCGCAAAACTGCTCGAACTAGTAAGCTGCGTCCTCAAACCGCTTCAGTTAGTCAACCACGATCGCAACCTACGGCTGCCTCTACCTCTACACCACCCACTGAAACGTTTTCTGGGGGCAATGAAAATCCAGATCCAGTTTTAGTGACCTCAGCAGCGTCAACAGAACCTCATGAGTGGAAACAAGCAGGTCGGGCGCAAAAGTGGCAACCGCTGAGCAAACTAAAACTCACCCGTTTTTGGCTCTTGCAAGCAGGTAGCGCGATCGCCTTTTTGGCCTTGGCATTATTTATCCTACGCTTCTCTATGCGAGCTACCAACTGGCTGTTGGTTAAGCTACCGTTTGTCCAGCCGATCCAACTGCTCTACCGCGATCCAACTGTCATTTTTATCCTGGGAGCGGGGCTGATGTTAGCCTTGCTGCCTTGGCTGATGGATGCGCTACTCAAGTTTTTATATGGCTTGCAACCCCTATCAACCGCGACTTTAGCCACCTATAGCCCAGAAGCGACTAGAGTATTGAGCCGTCTGTCTCGGCAGAAAAATCTTCCAGCTCCAGCCTTAAGAGTTTTGCCAACTGCCGCTCCCATCGCTCTCACCTATGGCTCTCTGCCCCGCTTTGCCCGCATTGCTGTCAGTCAAGGGCTGCTGGAACAACTAACAGACGACGAAATTGCCGCCATCTACACCGGAGAAATTGCTCACATTGCCCATTGGGATTTTGCCGTGATGTCCTGGGCAGTGCTGCTGCTGCAAATTCCCTACACCCTGTATTGGCAGGTAGCAAATTGGGGCGATCGCTTGGAAGCTCGTAGAAAGCAAGCACAGCGACAAAATACGGCCTTGTTTTACCTCTTCACGGTGCTGGTCTACATCATTGCTGCCTTTTCCAGCCTTAACTATGGCATCTATTGGCTACTCCGCTGGCCGCTGTTGTGGCTGTCTCGTCAGCGGCTCTACTACAGCGATCGCTTAGCCGCTGAATTTACTGGCAATCCTAACGGCCTTACCAGAGCCTTACTCAAAACCGCGATCGGGGTAGCTCAAGATGTGCAACAGCAACAACAAACCAGCTATGTCCTCGAAGGCTTTAATTTTTTAGCACCTCTCGATTACAAAACCGCGCTGACAGTCGGTAGCTTCTACCCCGCTGTTTCCTTTGAGGCACTTCTAGAGTGGGACCGCACCAACCCCTACCGCCATTGGCTCAATATCAACCAATCTCATCCTTTATTCGGCGATCGCCTGCAACTCCTGAGTTCTTACGCTCGTCACTGGCGACTCGACTCTGAGCTAAACTTTGCCAGTTCCAGTCAAGTCTCTACGCCTAAACTAACGTGGCGGCAATGGCTAGCTCGCTATGGACAACGCCTAGCCCTCCAAGGTGCTCCGTTCTGGGGCCTTGTGCTAGGAGTCGCGATCGGACTGGGAATTTGGTTGATTGCTGCGATCGGTGAGTTCTTGGGTTTTTGGAATCTATTTTGGTTGGTAGGAGATTGGGCCGTACTCATTGGTTGTCTACCGTTGGGCTTAAGCTTAGGAATTTTTATTCGCATCAATCCCTTCTTTCCAGACATCACCCCAACTGCGCTCCGAGTCACCCCTCCACTCTCCGCGCTGATCGTTAATTCCGCGCTTCTACCCATCGACAGTAAACCTGTGCAACTCCAAGGCAAATTGTTGGGTCGTACCGGGCTAGCTAATTGGTTGAGCCAAAGCTTAATCCTGCAAACGGAAACTGGATTAGTACCGCTCCATCACATTTCAGCTGTAGGGCCGCTGGGGGCATTTTGGGCGCGATCGCCGCACCCTCGTGACTTGGTTCATCAAACCGTAACCGCTAAAGGTTGGTTCCATCGCGGTGCCACTCCCTGGATTGATCTAGAAACTCTACGAACCCTAGGTGGCAAAACCAGTTCTAGCAACCATCCAATTTGGTCTACCTTGCTAGCTGGGATAGCCGCCTGTGTAGGTACTTATATTCTGTTGTTTATTGGCGGATACTAG
- a CDS encoding RNA-binding protein: protein MSIRLYVGNLPKEVERQELAAVFAEAGDSVSTKVITDRKTGKCRGFGFVTVKTDEQADEIIEKYNGFMLKDCALKIEKALPRAKGKGDEQGEESSSDVSPSAPPTASRRSKGNSSNNNKSRRVAATTSIDSDAVQPDPRWAQDLEKLKQLLAAQATN from the coding sequence ATGTCTATCCGTCTATATGTGGGCAATTTACCAAAAGAAGTGGAGCGTCAAGAGCTAGCAGCAGTATTTGCTGAAGCGGGCGATTCTGTCTCTACCAAGGTTATCACTGACCGCAAAACAGGCAAGTGTCGTGGTTTCGGTTTTGTGACTGTCAAAACCGATGAGCAAGCCGATGAAATTATTGAAAAGTACAACGGCTTCATGCTCAAGGACTGTGCTCTAAAAATTGAGAAAGCATTGCCTCGTGCCAAAGGTAAGGGTGACGAGCAGGGTGAAGAAAGCAGCAGCGATGTTAGCCCTAGCGCTCCCCCCACCGCTAGCCGTCGCAGCAAGGGTAACAGCAGCAACAACAATAAATCGCGGAGAGTGGCAGCTACCACCTCAATCGATAGTGATGCTGTCCAACCTGATCCACGTTGGGCTCAAGACCTAGAAAAGTTAAAGCAACTTTTGGCGGCTCAAGCGACTAACTAA